In the genome of Hyphobacterium sp. CCMP332, one region contains:
- the sufC gene encoding Fe-S cluster assembly ATPase SufC — MLSIKNLHASIEGKTILKGINLEIKPGEIHAIMGPNGSGKSTLASVLAGREEYEVEKGEIFFENEDILEKSPEDRAREGLFLAFQYPVEIPGVSTTNFLKAAVNNVRKHRGLEKLDAVKFLQAMKEKMKLVEIDQSLLSRSLNEGFSGGEKKRNEVFQMALLDPKLAILDETDSGLDIDALKIVSNGVNKLRTDKNAFLVITHYQRLLNYIQPDFVHVLVNGQIVKSGGKELALELEERGYDWIREEEAVK, encoded by the coding sequence ATGTTAAGTATAAAAAATTTACACGCTTCCATCGAAGGGAAGACAATACTAAAAGGAATAAATCTCGAAATCAAACCCGGTGAAATCCATGCCATCATGGGCCCCAATGGCTCTGGAAAAAGCACTTTGGCTTCGGTTCTGGCAGGTAGGGAAGAATACGAGGTTGAAAAAGGAGAAATATTTTTTGAAAATGAAGATATACTGGAAAAATCTCCCGAAGACAGAGCAAGAGAAGGTTTATTTCTGGCATTTCAATATCCGGTGGAAATACCGGGCGTCAGCACCACTAATTTTTTAAAAGCGGCCGTCAATAATGTCCGTAAGCATCGCGGACTGGAAAAACTGGATGCGGTAAAATTTCTTCAGGCAATGAAGGAAAAGATGAAATTGGTTGAAATCGATCAAAGTTTGTTAAGCAGATCGCTTAACGAGGGTTTTTCAGGAGGAGAGAAAAAAAGAAACGAAGTATTTCAAATGGCACTTCTCGATCCAAAACTGGCTATTTTAGATGAGACAGACAGTGGGCTTGACATCGACGCATTAAAAATTGTCTCTAATGGTGTAAATAAATTAAGGACGGATAAAAATGCATTCCTCGTAATTACCCATTACCAACGCTTATTAAATTATATCCAACCGGATTTTGTACATGTATTGGTCAACGGGCAAATTGTAAAATCCGGAGGAAAAGAACTGGCATTGGAATTGGAAGAACGCGGCTATGACTGGATAAGAGAAGAGGAAGCAGTCAAATAA
- a CDS encoding T9SS type A sorting domain-containing protein, with translation MKKFILFTFFIAIGFLASAQYFYLPPVNTGSNPGGLNNDDEFPFGGGLDASWTQIQGPSSTPVWSPVQTIPFTFNFNGSPVTQYKASTTGVVTFTTSASAVPNTSNTALPSASIPDNSAMVWGLNGSGSNDNIVIKTFGTAPNRQHWIFFASYSYPGLSGWTYFSVVLEEGTDKIYFVDQRNNQTVTSINLTIGVQINGTTAVQDVNSPNTHPNVATSLADRSDNWYWEFIPGTQSQYDMTASENTMNGFLNLSSAPFNVTGKLTNLGSATVTSFDLNYSVDGGAAVTSNITGVNITSFSDYNFTHPTSWNPSISQPYTIDIWASNINGNADQNPSNDTISTIIQVVDTVIPRLALHEVFTSSSCGPCNPGNANLNSIFSNSSQTPVILKYQMSWPGNGDPYYTLEGLTRRQYYGVNSVPNMAVDGGWNGNTNSYTNSLLNQFSGVPSFMDIHSEIRVECKTVTVNVTVTPYSDFPGNNVLHLAVIEKLTYNNVSSNGETEFDHVMKKMLPNANGTTIGALQKNVPQTFTFSYTFNGSYILPPNATQPINHSNNHTIEEFFDLDVVAFVQENGTKEVYQATFSQDLIGYDIGMASLDPISNASVGNPVPISGEIVNWKDSATSNLTLHYSVNGGTPVNQNLNNLNMDNQGDSESFSFLNSWTPTIAGNNTIKVWVDNFNGGNSLDDSPCNDTIEVVVNVTGASAPLAQFNYTLLGNNTVAFTDASVGATAWSWDFGDGNFSTDQNPTNTYLNLGTYQVCLVASNSNGSDTVCQSVNVVSGIADLNEQFFEIVPNPSNGVFTINSDRLINGKIYIMDLTGKVILEDEINDTSSKSINLQEYKKGIYLIKVIEDNSGYTRKIIIE, from the coding sequence ATGAAAAAATTTATACTATTTACCTTTTTTATTGCCATTGGTTTCTTAGCCAGTGCGCAGTACTTTTATCTTCCGCCGGTAAACACGGGAAGTAATCCCGGTGGTTTAAATAACGATGACGAATTCCCGTTTGGAGGTGGTCTGGATGCATCCTGGACTCAAATTCAGGGACCGAGTTCTACTCCGGTCTGGTCTCCTGTTCAGACAATACCTTTTACCTTTAACTTCAATGGATCACCGGTAACACAATACAAAGCTTCAACAACAGGCGTTGTTACTTTTACAACTTCCGCATCAGCGGTGCCAAACACAAGTAATACAGCTTTACCCAGCGCAAGTATTCCAGATAATTCTGCCATGGTTTGGGGTTTGAATGGTTCGGGTTCTAATGATAATATAGTTATCAAAACATTTGGTACAGCTCCCAACAGACAACATTGGATATTTTTCGCTTCCTATAGCTATCCTGGCTTGAGCGGATGGACTTATTTCAGTGTGGTTTTGGAAGAAGGTACGGACAAAATTTATTTTGTAGATCAAAGAAATAACCAAACTGTTACTTCTATCAACCTTACAATAGGCGTACAAATAAATGGAACAACAGCTGTTCAGGATGTAAATTCACCAAATACACATCCTAATGTTGCCACAAGTTTAGCAGACAGATCTGACAACTGGTATTGGGAATTCATTCCGGGAACCCAGTCGCAATACGATATGACAGCATCTGAGAATACCATGAATGGTTTTCTTAATTTGAGTTCAGCTCCATTTAATGTAACAGGAAAACTGACCAATTTAGGATCAGCAACAGTAACTTCATTTGATTTAAACTATAGTGTAGATGGTGGGGCAGCAGTTACCTCAAATATAACTGGGGTGAATATTACATCATTTAGTGATTATAATTTTACGCACCCTACAAGCTGGAATCCTTCGATTTCGCAACCTTATACCATTGATATATGGGCTTCAAATATTAACGGTAATGCCGATCAGAATCCTTCAAATGATACCATTTCCACAATAATTCAGGTGGTAGATACCGTAATTCCAAGATTGGCATTGCATGAAGTGTTTACATCTTCATCCTGTGGCCCTTGTAATCCGGGAAATGCCAATTTGAATTCCATATTCTCTAATAGCAGTCAAACACCTGTAATTTTAAAATATCAGATGTCATGGCCTGGTAATGGTGATCCTTATTATACGCTCGAAGGATTGACCCGAAGACAATATTACGGTGTAAATTCTGTCCCTAATATGGCCGTTGATGGTGGATGGAATGGAAATACCAATTCCTATACCAATTCCTTATTAAATCAGTTTTCCGGAGTACCTTCATTTATGGATATTCACTCTGAAATTAGAGTAGAATGCAAGACGGTTACGGTAAATGTTACAGTCACACCATACTCGGACTTCCCCGGAAATAATGTGTTGCACTTAGCAGTTATTGAAAAACTGACTTATAACAATGTATCTTCAAATGGGGAGACAGAATTTGATCATGTTATGAAGAAAATGTTGCCTAATGCAAATGGTACAACCATAGGAGCATTACAAAAGAATGTACCTCAAACCTTCACTTTTTCATATACATTTAATGGCAGCTACATATTACCGCCAAATGCCACACAGCCAATTAACCACAGTAATAATCATACGATTGAAGAGTTTTTTGATTTAGATGTGGTAGCATTTGTTCAGGAAAATGGAACCAAAGAAGTTTATCAGGCTACATTCTCACAGGATTTAATTGGTTATGACATTGGAATGGCCAGTCTAGATCCTATTAGCAATGCAAGCGTTGGCAATCCTGTTCCTATTAGTGGAGAAATTGTAAACTGGAAAGACAGTGCAACATCTAACCTCACATTGCATTATAGTGTGAATGGTGGTACTCCGGTTAATCAGAACCTTAACAATCTAAACATGGATAATCAGGGAGATAGCGAATCATTCTCTTTCTTGAATTCATGGACACCTACAATTGCCGGAAACAATACCATTAAAGTTTGGGTTGACAATTTCAATGGCGGAAATTCATTGGATGATTCTCCCTGTAATGATACAATTGAGGTTGTAGTTAATGTAACCGGTGCTTCTGCTCCATTGGCTCAATTTAATTATACTCTACTGGGAAATAACACTGTAGCATTCACAGATGCTTCTGTAGGTGCTACCGCATGGTCATGGGACTTTGGAGATGGCAATTTCTCTACGGATCAAAATCCGACAAATACCTATCTCAATCTAGGAACTTACCAGGTTTGCCTTGTTGCCAGCAATAGCAATGGTTCAGATACGGTTTGTCAGAGTGTAAATGTGGTTTCAGGAATTGCTGATTTGAATGAGCAATTTTTTGAAATTGTGCCCAACCCTTCCAATGGTGTATTTACCATCAATTCAGATCGATTGATCAATGGTAAAATTTACATTATGGATTTAACTGGAAAAGTTATACTTGAAGACGAAATAAATGACACTAGTTCAAAATCAATAAATCTTCAGGAATACAAAAAGGGTATTTATCTCATTAAAGTAATTGAAGATAATAGTGGATATACCAGAAAAATAATTATTGAATAA
- a CDS encoding AMP-binding protein, with protein sequence MKDFPWFKNYPDYVPHEIDPDKYESLVHLLEVAFSNFKEDPAYVCMDKELTYNDIDQMSLDFASYLQNECGLKKGDRVAIQMPNLLQYPVVMFGVLRAGLIVVNTNPLYTPREMLHQFNDAGVSAIIILANFAYNLEKIISKTGIKHVITTQIGDFHSFPKKQIINFVVKSIKKMVPAYKLPKAISLNQALTRGAQSTFEKVDIDRNDTAFLQYTGGTTGVSKGAILTHRNIIANLEQNSAWMSKSLEKHNEVVITALPLYHIFSLTVNCFTMIQIGAKNILVTNPRDMKAFIKDLKKYPFTVFTGVNTLFNGLLNQEKFKEINFDSLKIAIGGGMAVQSPVAKRWKEQTGCSLLEGYGLTETSPVLSCNPLDGSDKIGTIGMPFPSTEMKIVDEEGNDLPVGDAGEIVARGPQVMPGYWQKEEETKNTFLADNWFKTGDIGMMHEDGYFQIVDRKKDMILVSGFNVYPNEIEDVVIEHPKVLEVAAVGVPDEKSTECVKLFVVKKDQSLSRQELIDFCHENLTGYKRPKHIEFRDELPKSNVGKIIRRHLREK encoded by the coding sequence ATGAAAGACTTTCCTTGGTTTAAAAATTATCCCGATTATGTTCCGCATGAAATCGATCCGGATAAATACGAGTCGCTTGTCCACCTTCTGGAAGTGGCCTTTAGTAATTTTAAAGAAGATCCTGCCTATGTCTGCATGGATAAAGAATTGACTTACAATGATATAGATCAGATGTCATTGGATTTTGCCTCATATCTTCAAAATGAATGTGGTTTGAAAAAAGGAGACAGAGTAGCGATTCAAATGCCTAATCTTCTTCAATACCCGGTAGTCATGTTTGGAGTATTAAGAGCAGGCCTAATTGTGGTCAATACCAATCCTTTGTACACACCACGGGAAATGCTACATCAATTCAATGATGCAGGGGTAAGCGCGATAATCATACTGGCAAATTTTGCCTATAATCTGGAAAAAATAATCTCAAAAACCGGAATAAAACATGTTATTACTACACAGATTGGAGATTTTCACAGCTTTCCAAAAAAGCAAATCATCAATTTTGTTGTCAAGTCTATTAAAAAAATGGTCCCTGCTTATAAATTACCAAAAGCAATAAGTCTAAATCAGGCTTTAACCAGGGGAGCCCAATCCACCTTTGAAAAGGTCGATATCGATAGAAATGATACTGCATTTCTTCAATATACCGGAGGAACTACTGGTGTCTCAAAAGGAGCCATTCTTACGCATAGAAATATTATTGCAAACCTGGAGCAAAATTCTGCCTGGATGAGCAAAAGCCTGGAGAAACACAATGAAGTCGTAATAACTGCCTTGCCGCTCTATCACATTTTTTCTTTAACGGTCAATTGTTTCACAATGATCCAAATAGGGGCGAAAAACATTCTGGTAACCAATCCCAGAGATATGAAAGCATTTATCAAAGACCTAAAGAAATATCCATTTACGGTATTCACAGGGGTAAATACCCTTTTTAACGGATTACTGAATCAGGAAAAATTTAAAGAGATCAATTTTGACAGCTTAAAAATTGCAATTGGCGGAGGCATGGCGGTGCAATCGCCTGTGGCAAAACGCTGGAAGGAACAAACGGGCTGTTCGCTTCTGGAAGGTTATGGTTTAACTGAAACTTCCCCTGTATTGTCCTGTAATCCACTGGATGGCTCCGATAAAATAGGTACAATTGGAATGCCTTTCCCAAGTACTGAAATGAAGATTGTGGACGAAGAAGGCAATGATTTACCGGTAGGTGATGCCGGAGAAATTGTGGCCCGTGGCCCACAGGTGATGCCGGGCTACTGGCAAAAAGAAGAAGAAACAAAAAATACTTTTTTGGCGGATAATTGGTTTAAAACCGGAGATATCGGAATGATGCATGAAGACGGTTATTTCCAGATTGTAGATAGAAAAAAAGACATGATCCTCGTATCAGGATTTAATGTATATCCGAATGAAATTGAAGATGTGGTCATTGAACATCCAAAAGTTTTAGAAGTAGCTGCGGTTGGTGTGCCCGATGAAAAGTCGACTGAATGTGTTAAGCTTTTTGTGGTAAAAAAAGACCAATCTTTAAGCCGACAGGAACTTATTGATTTCTGCCATGAAAATCTGACCGGTTATAAACGCCCTAAACACATCGAATTCAGAGATGAACTCCCCAAATCCAATGTGGGTAAAATAATAAGAAGACATCTTCGGGAAAAGTAA
- a CDS encoding DUF1801 domain-containing protein, which yields MAKNKTSENAIDVFDFLESFVENDQKKADSYKLIKYMREWSGFEPKMWGPTIIGFGSYHYKYASGHEGDAPLIGFSPRKAQFSLYVYSKTEKSDMLLKELGKYKMGKACIYFKKLADIDISIVEKLSMETIAYLNEHHECACRNY from the coding sequence ATGGCTAAAAACAAAACATCAGAAAATGCAATAGACGTATTTGATTTTCTCGAGTCATTTGTTGAAAATGATCAGAAAAAAGCTGATAGTTATAAACTAATTAAATATATGCGTGAATGGTCAGGATTTGAACCAAAAATGTGGGGACCGACCATAATTGGTTTTGGGAGCTATCATTACAAATATGCCAGCGGACACGAAGGTGATGCCCCTTTGATAGGCTTTTCTCCACGTAAAGCTCAGTTTTCCCTTTACGTTTATTCGAAAACAGAAAAAAGTGACATGCTCTTAAAGGAATTGGGTAAATACAAAATGGGGAAAGCCTGTATTTATTTTAAAAAACTTGCCGACATAGATATTTCCATTGTTGAAAAACTAAGTATGGAAACCATTGCCTATCTAAATGAACACCATGAGTGTGCATGTAGAAATTATTAA
- a CDS encoding DUF72 domain-containing protein has protein sequence MKFGKTVLKPEEIDFSLPAFKSPSQEINKSTDTLKVYTGQPIWSAKGNIGKIYPKGTRPNQFLYHYSRQFNSIELNATYYKIPTQAQVINWREQTPEDFKFCPKFPQFISHRKKLSEKSDSLDEFLSNVYLFENRLGVSFLQLPPHFSPEHISELKKFIDLLPEDMSFAIEFRHEDWFRNKSAWNEILIYMHAKNIATVITDTPGRRDVLHLNLTSDIALIRFKGNNLHATDYKRIDQWSNRTISFIETGIRELYFFLHQEDESLGVELSQHYLKRLNTELNQHFRFPKILDRQSSLF, from the coding sequence GTGAAATTTGGCAAAACAGTTCTAAAACCCGAGGAAATCGATTTTAGTCTTCCGGCTTTCAAATCACCAAGTCAGGAAATCAACAAATCTACTGATACACTAAAGGTATACACGGGTCAACCGATATGGTCAGCGAAAGGTAATATTGGCAAAATCTATCCCAAAGGCACCCGGCCCAATCAGTTTTTATACCACTATAGTCGACAATTTAATAGTATAGAACTCAATGCCACTTATTATAAAATTCCGACGCAGGCACAGGTCATCAATTGGCGCGAGCAAACACCTGAAGATTTTAAATTTTGTCCAAAATTTCCTCAATTTATCAGTCATCGTAAAAAACTGTCTGAAAAATCGGATTCACTGGATGAATTCTTAAGCAATGTCTATCTGTTTGAAAATAGATTAGGCGTATCTTTTTTGCAATTGCCTCCGCATTTCAGTCCTGAGCATATTTCAGAACTCAAAAAATTTATTGATCTGCTCCCGGAAGATATGTCTTTTGCCATTGAATTTCGCCATGAAGACTGGTTTAGAAATAAATCGGCATGGAATGAAATTCTTATATACATGCATGCAAAAAACATAGCAACGGTCATCACCGATACTCCGGGCAGAAGAGATGTTTTGCATCTCAATTTGACCAGTGATATTGCACTTATCAGATTCAAAGGAAATAACTTGCATGCCACAGATTATAAAAGAATTGATCAATGGTCCAATAGAACAATTTCATTCATTGAAACCGGAATTCGGGAACTCTATTTTTTTCTTCATCAGGAAGATGAATCTCTGGGAGTAGAACTGTCTCAACACTATCTAAAAAGGTTAAATACAGAATTGAATCAACATTTCCGGTTTCCTAAAATTCTCGACCGACAAAGCTCGTTGTTCTAA
- the sufB gene encoding Fe-S cluster assembly protein SufB: MSKDDQILEEITNSEYKYGFQSDFESDSAPPGLNEDIVRFISEKKNEPEWLLEWRLKAFRNWQKMREPKWPNVHYPPINYQDIIYYSAPKKKKKVDSLDEVDPELLETFKKLGISLEEQKRLTGVAVDAVIDSVSVKTTFKEKLAELGVIFCSFSEAVQDHPELVKRYLGSVVPQNDNYFAALNSAVFSDGSFCYIPKGVRCPMELSTYFRINAANTGQFERTLIVAEEGSYVSYLEGCTAPMRDENQLHAAVVEIYAEKDAEVKYSTVQNWYPGDKNGKGGIYNFVTKRGLCKGDNSKISWTQVETGSSITWKYPSCVLAGDNSIGEFYSVAVTNNRQQADTGTKMIHIGKNTKSRIVSKGVSAGFSQNSYRGQVEVHKRAENSRNFSQCDSLLMGDKCGAHTFPYIDVKNSSAQVEHEATTSKIGEDQIFYCNQRGLDTEEAVALIVNGYAKEVLKQLPMEFAVEAQKLLAISLEGSVG, translated from the coding sequence ATGTCAAAGGATGATCAAATTCTGGAAGAAATAACCAACTCGGAGTACAAATACGGATTCCAGTCGGATTTTGAGTCAGATTCAGCCCCTCCGGGTTTGAATGAAGATATCGTACGTTTCATTTCAGAAAAGAAGAATGAACCCGAATGGTTGTTGGAATGGAGATTAAAGGCTTTTAGAAATTGGCAAAAAATGAGGGAGCCAAAATGGCCAAATGTGCATTATCCTCCAATAAATTATCAGGATATCATCTATTACTCAGCTCCAAAAAAGAAAAAGAAAGTAGATAGCCTTGATGAGGTGGATCCGGAATTATTGGAAACATTTAAAAAACTAGGCATATCGCTTGAAGAACAAAAAAGATTGACAGGAGTAGCTGTGGATGCCGTGATAGATAGTGTTTCGGTTAAAACGACCTTTAAAGAAAAACTGGCGGAATTAGGCGTAATCTTCTGTTCTTTTTCAGAGGCAGTTCAGGATCACCCCGAACTGGTTAAAAGATATTTAGGTTCTGTTGTCCCTCAAAATGATAATTATTTCGCGGCTTTAAATTCAGCTGTATTTAGCGATGGTTCTTTTTGTTATATTCCGAAGGGCGTGCGATGTCCAATGGAATTGAGCACTTATTTTAGAATAAATGCAGCTAATACAGGGCAATTTGAAAGAACATTAATTGTTGCGGAAGAAGGGTCCTATGTAAGTTATTTAGAAGGCTGTACGGCACCAATGCGCGATGAAAATCAATTGCATGCGGCGGTGGTTGAAATTTATGCTGAAAAAGACGCAGAAGTAAAATATTCAACGGTGCAAAACTGGTATCCAGGCGATAAAAACGGTAAGGGTGGGATTTACAATTTCGTTACCAAAAGAGGCCTTTGCAAAGGGGATAACTCGAAAATATCATGGACGCAGGTGGAAACAGGATCTTCCATTACATGGAAATACCCTAGTTGCGTTTTAGCCGGTGATAATTCTATCGGCGAATTTTATTCCGTGGCTGTTACCAATAACAGACAGCAGGCTGATACCGGAACTAAAATGATACATATAGGAAAAAATACAAAAAGTCGTATTGTTTCTAAAGGGGTTTCAGCCGGTTTTAGTCAAAATTCATATCGCGGTCAGGTGGAAGTTCACAAAAGGGCTGAAAATTCGCGCAACTTCTCTCAATGCGACTCTCTCTTGATGGGAGATAAATGCGGTGCCCACACATTTCCATACATCGACGTAAAAAACTCAAGCGCACAAGTAGAACACGAGGCAACTACCTCGAAAATTGGGGAAGATCAAATTTTTTATTGTAATCAAAGAGGCTTGGACACTGAAGAAGCGGTAGCCTTGATCGTCAACGGTTATGCAAAAGAAGTTTTAAAACAATTGCCTATGGAATTTGCTGTTGAAGCACAGAAGTTATTGGCAATTTCTCTGGAAGGATCAGTAGGATAA
- a CDS encoding GyrI-like domain-containing protein: METKNVKAKTALVFKTKAKFEKVPDIAMSHLPKMYETLNKLGLEEKEPTHFIYRGASEDLDKEFDLEIALVTNKSEKINGPYHFKSIDPMKCISTPYKGDMKGLDKKYHEIFADLGKAQHKPSNEIREVYHNWIGENSSDNEIEIQVGLN; the protein is encoded by the coding sequence ATGGAAACAAAAAATGTAAAAGCCAAAACAGCATTAGTATTTAAAACCAAAGCCAAGTTTGAAAAAGTGCCTGACATCGCGATGTCACATTTGCCCAAAATGTACGAAACTCTGAATAAACTGGGTTTGGAAGAAAAGGAACCTACGCACTTCATTTATAGAGGGGCAAGCGAGGATTTGGACAAGGAATTTGATTTAGAGATAGCCCTGGTTACCAATAAATCAGAAAAAATTAATGGTCCTTATCATTTCAAATCAATCGATCCGATGAAATGTATTTCGACCCCTTATAAAGGGGACATGAAAGGCCTTGATAAAAAATACCACGAAATCTTCGCAGACCTGGGAAAAGCGCAGCATAAACCTTCTAATGAAATAAGAGAAGTATATCACAACTGGATAGGAGAGAATTCCTCAGACAATGAAATAGAAATACAGGTTGGATTAAACTAA
- a CDS encoding flavin reductase family protein, with protein sequence MKKSFKTIDPKIVSTPEFHGYLLGAVTPRPIAFASTVDNKGNVNLSPFSFFNAFGANPPTLIFSPARRVRNNTTKDTLENAKSTKEVCISIVSYDIVEQMSLSSTEYDSGVNEFIKSGLTEMPSTRIKAPGVLEAPACFECRVTDIIETGSEGGAGNLIICEVLLAHIDQSILDENGKIDPFKLDSVGRMGGDWYVRAQGDALFEIAKPLRNKGIGVDNIPDNIRLSDVLTGNNLGQLGNVESIPEENEVIEFRQNEEISELLNQNYNDREVLRKALHIHAQKLLSQKKVKEAWLTLLQD encoded by the coding sequence ATGAAAAAATCCTTTAAAACCATAGATCCTAAAATTGTAAGCACACCTGAATTTCACGGTTATTTGTTAGGAGCTGTAACACCGCGACCAATTGCTTTTGCAAGTACGGTAGACAACAAGGGCAATGTCAACTTAAGTCCCTTTAGCTTTTTTAACGCATTTGGAGCCAACCCACCTACACTTATTTTTTCTCCGGCGCGAAGGGTTAGAAATAATACCACAAAGGACACGCTTGAAAATGCTAAAAGCACGAAGGAAGTTTGCATTAGCATTGTTAGTTATGATATTGTTGAGCAGATGTCTTTGTCAAGCACGGAATATGATTCCGGTGTTAATGAATTTATAAAATCCGGTTTAACTGAAATGCCCTCAACCCGGATAAAGGCTCCCGGAGTATTGGAAGCACCTGCCTGTTTTGAATGCAGGGTAACCGATATTATTGAAACAGGTTCTGAAGGAGGTGCTGGAAATCTGATTATTTGCGAGGTACTATTAGCCCATATTGATCAATCCATTTTGGATGAAAACGGTAAAATCGATCCATTTAAACTTGATTCGGTAGGAAGAATGGGAGGTGATTGGTATGTAAGAGCACAGGGAGATGCACTTTTTGAAATTGCCAAACCATTGAGAAATAAAGGTATCGGCGTCGATAATATTCCGGACAACATCAGACTTTCTGATGTACTTACAGGAAATAATTTAGGTCAGCTGGGAAATGTCGAATCTATTCCCGAAGAAAATGAGGTGATAGAATTCAGACAAAACGAAGAGATTTCCGAACTCTTAAATCAAAACTACAATGACCGTGAAGTTTTAAGAAAGGCACTACATATTCATGCACAAAAACTTTTGAGTCAAAAAAAAGTCAAAGAAGCCTGGTTGACTTTGTTGCAGGATTAA
- a CDS encoding YafY family transcriptional regulator, which translates to MKRLDRLTAILIQLQSKKIVKAQMLADKFEVSLRTIYRDMLSLQEAGVPIGSQEGVGYFLVEGYHLPPVMFSEEEANSLLIGAKFISNLTDKVVAEAFQNALDKIKAVLPSERKEVLNVLDERLLVSKRLGVESENPVISEIQKAIGKNLCCEIKYYSNYNGQVSEREIEPLGIVFYADAWHLMAWCRMRKAYRDFRTDRIGKIRITGNGYDRNAHPGLQEHMQQLTDQYQLTEIKVRFKKEILRFTSNDKYNHGYVDEKDLGDQVEMKFLSPSMDYTARWLLMFDNAVEILSPHALLEHISDLVGVLQKKYLK; encoded by the coding sequence ATGAAACGTCTGGATCGCCTCACAGCTATTTTAATTCAATTGCAAAGCAAAAAGATCGTGAAAGCGCAAATGCTTGCTGATAAATTCGAGGTAAGTCTGCGTACCATTTACCGCGATATGCTCAGCCTTCAGGAAGCCGGTGTGCCAATCGGATCTCAGGAAGGGGTGGGTTATTTTCTTGTTGAAGGATATCACCTTCCTCCTGTTATGTTCAGTGAAGAAGAAGCCAATTCTCTTTTAATTGGTGCTAAATTTATTTCGAATCTTACGGATAAAGTTGTGGCGGAAGCTTTTCAAAATGCCCTTGATAAAATCAAAGCCGTATTGCCTTCGGAAAGAAAGGAGGTGCTTAATGTATTGGATGAACGTCTTTTGGTATCTAAACGATTGGGCGTTGAATCCGAAAACCCTGTTATCTCTGAAATTCAAAAAGCGATCGGAAAAAATTTATGTTGCGAAATAAAGTATTACAGCAATTATAATGGTCAGGTATCTGAAAGGGAAATTGAGCCATTGGGAATAGTGTTTTATGCCGATGCCTGGCATCTGATGGCATGGTGTAGAATGAGAAAGGCATACAGGGATTTTCGAACGGATCGCATTGGAAAAATCAGAATCACAGGAAATGGCTATGATCGAAATGCGCATCCGGGACTTCAGGAACATATGCAGCAATTGACCGATCAATACCAATTGACAGAAATTAAAGTGCGTTTTAAAAAAGAAATATTGCGTTTTACCAGCAATGATAAATACAATCACGGCTATGTGGATGAAAAGGATTTGGGTGATCAGGTGGAGATGAAGTTTTTAAGCCCTTCCATGGATTATACCGCCAGATGGCTGTTGATGTTTGATAACGCGGTGGAAATTCTTAGTCCTCACGCCCTTTTAGAACATATTTCTGATTTGGTTGGAGTACTTCAGAAAAAATATTTGAAATAA